ttaaaaaacaaaatgaaatattatttttccTCGTCATCACTCAGTGATGCAAGTGTTACACTCACAAATGAAGATGTGTGAGTTTGATTGGGTGTGGCAGTGGTGGTGATGGGTTTGATAAGGGTTTTGTCTTTGTCAGGGTGGGTATAAGATTGTTTAGTTTTAATAAAGAAACACATCTTCAAAAGACCCTCATATATGGTGAGAAATGGAATAATATTGaaactttttgtttcttttcacagcTGGCTCGGATCCAGACCGACAGTGTCGTGGAGAAGCTCAAGGAGTTATATCCTGATGTTCTTTTTGAAATTGGTAAGATATTAATgcctattatttaaaacaattgatGTTTATTTGTACTGAGTTTAGCATATATGATGgaaattattgtttgcttttgtatttattttgctttccCCTTCATACAGTTTcttattttctttacatttttgtttcaGTGGCCATGTCAACAACTGGAGATAAAATACTAGACACAGCTTTATCCAAAGTAAGTTTTAATCCACATAAAGAAATCAAATCATTTATTACACGATTAAagaattcatattatttatattgttatttgagCAAGAAAAAAACTGCAATTTGTTCAAGTTGTTAATTACATCTTATAAAAGAAGAGCTGttagtttttaaaacatatattaattattgttcaaCTTCTGTGTTTTAGATTGGAGAAAAGAGCCTCTTCACAAAGGAACtggaaaatgctttggaaaaaAACGAGTGAGTTCACCAATTGTGGCTTTTTAACATCAATAACATATTCTGTGCAGGACATACAGATTGGTTCTTCAGTCTATTGTACATGTTTCAGAGGTTTGTACTGCAACACTGGTGCTGATGTTTCAGTATGAATAACGCTGTTGTAATATTTGTCTCTATAGAGTAGACCTGGTCGTGCACTCTTTGAAAGACTTGCCAACAGTTCTTCCGGTGGGCTTCACTATAGGAGCTGTGTTGAAGTAAGAAATCACAATAGTGTCTCTGTGTTCACAAGTGTTCATTTGTTCCTCAACATCAGAAGAGTCTTTTATCTTAAAAGGAGTTTACAAATGACATGTTAGATCAAATTCAGCTTAAATGTTATTTGTATGAAAGCATTGATGTATAACATATTGCACATTGCAAATCCTTGTAAATCTAAAGGCCAATTTGTGAATGATGTTTTCTTTCTTCAAAGACGAGAAAACCCCCATGATGCTGTTGTGTTGCACCCCAAAAATAAAGGGAAACGTCTGGACTCTCTGTCCAACAAGAGGTAAAACCTTGAGACAGTTATTAGATACTTTTTGAAGTATGTAAATGAATATGCACTAAATTCATATTAAGTTACAGTAAGGATATTTAAAATGCTACAAAAAGTttgtgtttttaaactttttgttCATCAAATAAATCCTTGTATTTCAGTTTTCTGAAATGTATTTCAGGTTTTACAGAACTATTAAGCAGcataaccattttttaaattaataataaaaccaaatcaacatattagaatgaatgttttaatgaaTTGTAAATTCAGATTAACCATTACTTGAATAAAATAGTTATTAtagtcatatttatatatattgtgaaattgtatttactttagttgtatattatagttattataaaacatttacaattatcattattatttaaatcattattatttattattttttaagtaccAAGTGAACATATTACGATGAATTTTAATGAATCATAAATGGGGTAAATTCAGATTTACTATTACTAGAATAAAATATGGACTAGTTATTTAAGATTGTAACTATATTTTACAACATTATTGTTTTTTGCAGTCCTATATACAGCCTTTGTGAGAATAAGAgactaatgttttttaaaaatcatgtaaACCTCATATGTTTTAATAGCGGTGCTCAGCATGTATGAGTACATCCCCCACAAATCTctgatttaaatgaatattttctataggattctttacaatattatatttgtgcatatacattagtactgaagccaaatctggagctaatctaacaaaataacttacaataatggttcaaaaattagtagcccaaatttatattcattcattcattcattcattttcttttcggcttagtccctttattaatcgggggtcgacACAgattttacacaggggatgcccttccagctgcaaccaatcacttgaaaacatccatacacactcattcacactcctacactacggacaatttagcttacccaattcacctatagcgcatgtttttggacttgtgggggaaaccggagcatctggaggaaacccatgagaacacagggagaacatgcaaactccacacagaaatgccaactgacctagccgaggctcgaaccaacaaccttcttgctgtgaggtgattgtgctacccattgtgccaccatgctgccccccaaattaatatgttagggaaaaatattaaatgcctttttcaaaaatagcaaaaatcaagaaaaactaaaaatatatacaattttgttgaaatgtaatttttcgcaatattttgcatgaatttaaatgtattatctttccattttaaaagatgttctgtgactaaaatattattttaataaatatatctgtttaataaatctgttttgttcaaatggatCAATATATATTAaccatatttactgagaaatggatacaaatatttatttcaaaatggggtgtactcgattatgctgagcactgtatactattctttcttttaaaagatatatttaCAGGATATGTGTTTTCTtggaaaaataaatgatgatttttATATTTGAAGTGTAATAGGCACCAGTTCTCTTCGCCGAGCTGCACAGCTGAAGAAAAGATTCCCTCACCTGGAATTTAAAGACATTGTatcttttaaaattgtttttcaatgtatatATGGTTTAGATAACTAGTAGATTTTATCtagaattaatattaaatataaagcaaaaacaaaagtgcAAATATCCAATTGGCCGAAAACCATTTTATTATAACCATtaaccattattttattttatttgtttagatttgtttttgatttttacctttttcaattattattcatgcattttatctaaacactgaaaacacatctgccTTGCTGTGTAttcaaacttaataaataatttggACTCCACTAcgtttatgtaaaaaatataatgacATTTGTAGTAAATTGTTTACATTATATCAAAATGCTGCTCTGTAGAGTTATTCGTTAGCTAgctaacaatatatatatatatatatatatatatatatatatatatatatatatatatatatatatatatatatatatatatatatatatatatactattattatttttttttttttttttgaggtttttcacctttaatttggataagatagtggaggttacagacaggaaagtattaggagcagagagaggggaagggtcggcaaaggacctcgagccaagAATCTAACTCGGGTTGCCGCGAGCACGATGGTGCTATATGTCGCCGCACTTAACCACAAGGTTATTGGCGCAGACTTAGCtaataatatttaagaaaaaagtgATGGTTTTCCTGAGGTAAATGTAACTTTACACTGATTGGCGGCACAGCATTTTTGGCATACTCTGCCTCTACTTTCACTCTGCcctgaagccccagctggccctatttggcccaaggtatttggcGGGCCGAAAAAAGGCCGGCCGCTGGCCCCGAGGAATTCCCACTTTGACCTGgtcaggccccggaagtgacagtggaaacacgCCCCTGACCCTGGCTCATCCTTGCACGCTCGCTATAGGTGCAACAGTGGAAATGTAGCTATTGAGAGTACTGATTGAGAGTACTTTACACTCTCATGTGAGATTTTACTCTTTTTCATATTCTACGATGTTTATTCCTGTTAATTTATTGTTACTGGTAGTTTAAAAAGAAAGATGATTAGCTGATGTTAGCCTGCCTGATCTGCACTGCCAATAGTTATCTGCAGCTAATTTATACTTTATCTAAAATACCTTATTAAATAGCTTAAAATTAGCACTTAAGTTTTTATGTTTGTGGTAAAATtggcaacattttaaaatgacttaGCTTCATGAAAAAAGTAACAAAGAACAAAGCTAGAAAGAGCACAAATGTTTAGTGATGTTCATGTATCAACAATATTTAGTATtgctgtaaataaaaacaaacaaaatgctgacaaatattgacaaaatgaatattaatattgtcAGACCACCCCTAGAACTCACACAGCTACCATATTTAAATGTTGTGGCCCAGTGAAGGATTTCAgcccttaaaaatatatatatatattatattcaatcAGAAATTGCTGTTTCTCCAAATATTTTAGAAACCAAAATTTTAGCTGTGTGTTCTCAGTCTTTTCAAGAGCACTTCATGTCTTTTGTGAGATTCCACCTTAAGTCATGTTTCAGAGAGGAAATCTCAACACTCGTCTGAAGAAGCTGGATGAGAACAATGACTTTTCTGCCATCATATTAGCAGCTGCTGGCCTGAAGAGAATGGGCTGGGAGAACCGCATCAGCCAGGTGCCTTTGTCTTCCTTTAATAAACGTGCAATGTGAAAACTTAATGTCATCATTTAACTGATTAGCAGTTCTATAGCACATATTGAGGTCTGTTGTTATCATTTTGTTTAAGATCCTCGGGCCTGAAGACTGCATGTATGCTGTT
This genomic interval from Danio aesculapii chromosome 15, fDanAes4.1, whole genome shotgun sequence contains the following:
- the hmbsb gene encoding hydroxymethylbilane synthase, b isoform X2 produces the protein MSEKTNLQDSDGRVSRVIRVGTRKSQLARIQTDSVVEKLKELYPDVLFEIVAMSTTGDKILDTALSKIGEKSLFTKELENALEKNEVDLVVHSLKDLPTVLPVGFTIGAVLKRENPHDAVVLHPKNKGKRLDSLSNKSVIGTSSLRRAAQLKKRFPHLEFKDIRGNLNTRLKKLDENNDFSAIILAAAGLKRMGWENRISQILGPEDCMYAVGQGALAVEVRARDLDILEMVSVLNDSDTALSCIAERAFLKHLEGGCSVPVAVHSEVKKSQLYLTGAVYSLDGSDSLKETMQASFSPDTQAEEQEKVDEKVQRVGITALKVPGAAQDAAMKLGVDLGNLLLSKGAKEILTVARQLNDAR
- the hmbsb gene encoding hydroxymethylbilane synthase, b isoform X1; translation: MADGPYKYARDSDGRVSRVIRVGTRKSQLARIQTDSVVEKLKELYPDVLFEIVAMSTTGDKILDTALSKIGEKSLFTKELENALEKNEVDLVVHSLKDLPTVLPVGFTIGAVLKRENPHDAVVLHPKNKGKRLDSLSNKSVIGTSSLRRAAQLKKRFPHLEFKDIRGNLNTRLKKLDENNDFSAIILAAAGLKRMGWENRISQILGPEDCMYAVGQGALAVEVRARDLDILEMVSVLNDSDTALSCIAERAFLKHLEGGCSVPVAVHSEVKKSQLYLTGAVYSLDGSDSLKETMQASFSPDTQAEEQEKVDEKVQRVGITALKVPGAAQDAAMKLGVDLGNLLLSKGAKEILTVARQLNDAR